DNA from Quercus lobata isolate SW786 chromosome 1, ValleyOak3.0 Primary Assembly, whole genome shotgun sequence:
TTAAAGTGGTCAATATACCAAAATCTCTCTTCATTATCAACTTAGATTTAAGAGCCAAAAGGCTGTTGAGACCTAAACAAATTTCACATCATTATTGTCATGCATGTTATAGGAATGCAACATCCACAACCTCTACTCAAAGGGAAATCATGAGGAATATGCGCTATATTTCCGAACTGAGGAGAAAGATACGAAGACTGGAACAGGAAGATGCTGAATTGAAACAAAGGCTGAACAtgattttggtaatttacctctctctttcttccaaATGCTTTTATAGCTCAAGTATCTGGAGACTGAAGTAGATTTCTGACTATCTTTTCTCAAATGGGATTCTCATAACAGGCTGACTTTGATGAGAATATAACTGAAAACAACCAGCTTGCCTATCTTCAACAGGAAGTGGAGCACAAACTTCAAGTGCAAGAATGtaagcattttattttaaaaattttgcttttgtctACATTTTTGTCATGGggaagattttcttttcttactatATCTAAAATCAAATGTGGCCATCCTCATCTACTAGGTTTAAGGTTGCAAGTTTTTAAACAAATGTGGCCAAATTCATGGAAGGATAACTACTAATGGCCACTATTTACAAACTTGCAAGTTTTTAAACTGACAGCATAGAAGCAATGTTTTATATGAACTCCAAAACTACCTAGTCTCTTAACCTGGGCCAACCCAAGGGATTTTGGGGCCTAAAGTGACATTTGAATTGagacttttatatattttaatttgatgaaataatatatatatatatatatatatatatatttttacttaaaatctattcttttaatttgtttaaatgcaaaaaaaaattagttttttattttttgttcatttgtgagttgttcatctaaatttttttataacttttttttgaaaattttcttattcgTTTTGTGAGATTTTTTCATAGCTTATAACAAATTATCTAGAGAATCATTTTGAGACTCggtaaaattttcacaaaaacgtttttatttttaacaactagTATATCTATAaagctacaaaataaaattttatcaaaaacaaaaaaaagtgggTGGACTGTGGTCTACAGTCCACCTATactttgctaaaaaaaattcccttttttatattttatttttgtctttaataaacaatttattttgagTATTACTAGGGgtacaacaaaatgtcacaacatTCTTAAATTAgaacagcaaaaaaattaaattagagatTGTGATGGGCAAATACAAATCCTTTGTCCCAATTTTTTGTGTACTACTTCATGCTCCACCAATCATGATAtgtcataaatatatatatatatatatattttcattttctacttTGGTTGACAAGTTATGATTGGTGGATTGTAATTAAAGTGGTACATAAAAAATGGGATAGAGAATTTGTTTTCATGGTGGAGCCATGTGTGACTTGGCATGTTAATTTAGAAATGTtatgtgaaattattgtgacattttgttttgtccatagcattactcatttatttattttttttattggctaatatttggGGTCTAATTAATACTCTTATAAgtattgagaaaaattaaatttggggTCCATGTTCCACTTAGGGGCCTTAAGCGACtgtgtgatgccccaatttgattgattgtgtgatgtgtgtgggtatgTAATGAGTCCCACATCAGGTATTTACTGGGTAAATTTGGGCTTTATTAGCAActacaaggagtctcaattgcgactagtccttttgagataTAGCACAGATGTGACTAGCATTTTTCCTTgtgtcgttacatatggtatcagagtcgGTCCGGTAATCCTGTGTAGGCTCaaagacactaccccacaaagtggaccctaacgaggacgttaagAATTTAAGTGTGGAagattgtgataccccaatttgattgattgtgtgatgtgtgtgggtatgtgatgagtcccacatcgagtatttactgggtagatctgggttttattaacaactacaagaagCTTCAATTGTAACTAGTCATTTTGAGGTATAACGTAGATGTGGCTAACACTTTTCCTTGAGTCGTTACAGACTGCTTAATTGGCCTAGTGGTAGTGCAAGCCCTACCCTTAGCAAGCTATACACTATACACAACTTATTTTAAACTTCTAGTGGCCTTTAAATGTGATTCTTTATTTCATATGAACACTCATTTTGGTGTGTTTAGCCAAAAGTATGATTGTTCCACCAATGTGAGTGATTGAAAAAAGAATATGGTATTAACGTGCATATTGAACGCCACCTTCTTAGGTAGACCTGAAAGGCATGGGACTCACCCCTATGTGAAAGGAGCGTTATATATGCCTCTTACACCATATACTAGCATGGAACCCACTTCTATGTTAGACGGGTGTTACATATGCTTGTTACACCATTTATCCTCTCTAGCTATTGGCACTTTATCCTTATATCACCTTTGTTAGTAGCATGTATGACCTCAAATAATGTTGTATTTCTTTCAATGGTAGCACTCAATTTTGCTATGGAGGAGGAGAACAATGAGCTGAGACGAATTATTTGCCAACAGCAGCTATTACCAGGTGGGGATGTGAACAACAACCCCATTGAGCCTTCTACAAACCAGGCTGAGGAGAATGATCAGGATGCTGACCTAAAGCCTAAGGAGTGAGAGCAAGTGAATCTGCAGTGATGGCCAGTTATAGAAGAACCAAAATATGACTATGCATGAATAAAGGAATAAGGCCAAAACATATATCCTGGTTCTTCAAACATAATAACAATTTATGAGCTGTTTGagcatatttttcatatatgaCTGCTGAAATTATCTTTGATAAAAACTTGGCTTGCTAGTTCTGGAGCTAAGATATTTAATAGCAGATTTGTTCTCACATGGTTTTATGAGTTTCAGTATATTGATGAAATACATCATTTCTAATTATAGTCTAGAGAGACCAAGAAAATCAGCTACCTTAGATTATAACCAAATGCTACCATGTACAAATAGGTTCCCCAGTCCTATCAACTCTATGGTTTTCTCTCAAGTAGACTCCCTTAGTTATCCATAGTTATGAGTCAATTCAGCAGCCAGTGTTCCCAATATACAGGCTTGACGGTTAGGTCTTTGAACTCTGAAATTTATCTATTATCTCCGgcatacaaaaaaagaaacgaaATTTATGTTGCTTGccatggtgattttttttttttcacgatTCAATATAATTGGATTTTGGGGCTGAAAATTGGATGTGGGGTCCTTACTTTAGCAGAGGGTGAAGGCAAATCATGATTTTGGAGGATTAAGATTTTAATCTACTTAGTTATCCCAAATGAGCTGTGTCCATGAATGGAACTATTTATTGGATGATACCCGGTAAATATAATTAAGGAAGTAGGTAAAAAACGATGTCAACCCCAAGCTTGTTCAGATTGCGCTCTAAAGTTAAGATTTAAGGTAGTCTTGAGAGGTTTGTTGTGTTAATCTTTTGCCAAAGAGTGCAATGGATGTATGAGTTCAAGCCTGATTGAACTAGAATCTGAGTCAATGAGTATAGAATTAGCTATAATTTTACTAATATTACGGAAACATTTTATTCCTTTGAGATGGAAGAACAATGCTTTCTAATTGCAGACAAGAATTGTTAGTACTCActgatgccaaaaaaaaaaaaaaaccatgttcAAAAGTTGGAATTTAAGCATAGGCTTTTCTATCATGGTTTTTCATCCTTTATGATGGTTCATATACcacatgattatatatatattgacaagTAAAATAATACACAAAATATTCAGCATGTATTCTATTCATGATTTATATGCACGGTGAGGCATGGTCATCCATATTCcgttgtaaggaaaaaaaaattgaatcataAGCCTTACCATGAGTTTCAGCATGTAGCCTTAccacagctgaaaactgaaaaacactgtagcaaattaatttttgaatgtgtaaatagtaccgtatgacctatttttaataaaaaaaattactgaaaagtGAGATTTGTGAGTACCGTGATtgaaaagttgctgaaaagtttatcaaaaaggTGTTGGAAAAGTTGCTGAGGTTGCACTGTTCACACCTTTCCAATCAAAAACCACggcacagaaaaaaaaaaaaaaaagaagaagaaaagggtgaaacGTGTTTTGTGAAAACGTAGTACCCAAACGGAGGCTATATTTATAGAAGGttttttcaaagaaacaaaCAGAAGCAAACTTTACACATCCAAGTGCTGTCAACAGATGAAGGGAACAAAGAAAGGGGAAGGGATCAACCAGCAATTTATTATAGGGATAAAAAGGGGAAGGGAACAAAGAAAGAAGTTATTCTAGCCACAGGTGCTTTAATTAGCATTCAAGAAAACTATGTAGAAGACGGAAAACAGTGAGCGAGCAGCACGAATCTCCAATTTAACTAAcgtttttaaaagttttaagttGCAACATGTTATGATTCCCAATAGAATTCAAATGCATCAGTGGAAATTTTGAGGGCTTTACCCTTCTTCCGAAGGCTATCTCATTAACAGAAATTtggaataataacaaaaattttacagACAGCGAAGGTCAGTCTATATAACTCCACACATGCTAGATGTTAGAGGCAATCAAACCCATCATCTTCTCCGCACAGCAGGAGTTGGCCCACGCTGGACTGCAGCCCCTGGCTGCTGCGCTTGGCCACCACCTTGTTCTTCCGGCATATTCATTGCTTGGGTTATGGCATTCATGACGATCAGTCCAAGAGGGATCAGGTACATCCACTGATATGGCCACAATCCAATGGTGTACAAAATTATTGTGATGAAAGAACGTTTAAGGGGGGAAAAGTacttataacaaaaattaaggGGAAAAAGGTTAAGAAAACAATTAATTCTTAGGTACTCACATATTTAGCCCAAAAGGACCTTTCTGGTGGCAGTATAACTTCACCCTCTGCAGTCTCTCCAAGAATATCTTCAGAAAATACTGGAGCTCTGCAAGTAAGAAATTTACAACTATCAACATGATTGATAAACCATTTAGAAAGACATAAAGATTAGTACATTGATAAAGTAATGACTGCACttgaaatatttaataaaaagcaCCAAATCAATTAGCAGTCTTGAACATAACCTAATCAAATAGACAGATTGACCATACGAACTCGGATGGATGAAACAGGTAACAATGACGTCAATCAGTTGAGCCGACAAGAAGgaaacattataattttttttttctttcagtaAATTTTTCTGGAAAACTCCATTAAACTTTTTCTGAGAATTAATTGCAGCAACATACTATACCAGATGCTACTTCTACAAGGTGGaaagaattaacaatatcagaCTAGTTACCTTGGTGCCTGCTCGCTGTTCTTCAAAACCGTGTGTGACTTGAAAGACCACTTTGCAGGCTGAAATagagacaacaaaaaaattgagaagagtAACATTTTTTGCTACACATCATGCTCCACAGCTTAGTCTCTTATCACTCTCCAGATGTAAAGTTCCAgttgcaaaatttaaaacaaatgcTGCTCGTCAACCAGCCAAAATcaagataattaaattcatcatcTAAATATCAGCTGCCATTGTTGGATTTAAGCACATCATATGATTAAAATTCCAAGTTTTCAAAGATACAAGCATTGAAGAACAaaaagcccccccccccccctctctctctctctctctcaaaataaagTAGTAATTATGCCACAACAAAGATTGCTAGGATTATAGCATCTTAACTGATTAACTACTACTTTATAAAGCACAGCCAAGAAATATACCACACTCCAAGTCCAAGAGAAACCTCTCTGGTTAGGGCTTCATTTCAACTCAGCCATTACCCAAGGGGTTAAAGCCTTAAAGGGATCAAAGAAAATCTGAAACCAACTAAAGAGTCCCAGATAGTCAAACAATGGTAAACTATTTTTATATCAGAtaaaaattccaattttttggTTCATTCAGTAACatgaacaaaaaacaaagatcaATTTTGACTTACAAGTTTCAGTTGCCGGGGATGTGGACATGCCCCAGGGGCACCATAATTTACGGCCAAGATATTGACACCTTCctgcaaaaaatgaaaaataaaaaattaacaaacaaataaatggaGGAAAACATCATAAAATTACGCAACCTAGATCCATCAAACAATGACAAAGCACTGAATCATAAAACAACCATCTGTCCAACATATTGATGAAACTAAGTGTCAAATCCATATCAATAAGAAATTTGTTCTGGCTGAACCTACTGATTTGACATCTCATTCTAGACTAGTAGATTTAAAAGATATTGTTCAAATTTTTCTGTAGGAAAATACAAAACattagttattattttatttgtataaaaCTCAACAAATAATAGATAAAATGAAGTTCCCCCAAATGTAAGATTCCTCTGTATGCAAccaaatataaactttagtaacaAATTTTCTATCCATTTATCATAGCTAAAAGCAACACAATATGCAAGTACAAGACAGAGAAGAAATGTTAACAGAGGTGTTAGCATACAATTAAGATTCAGATAAAGCAAATCATCTTAGATCAAGTGCATCTTCTGCACATATTTTCATCTAACTCTGTTTCATTTCCCAATCTTCTCAATGCCTCCAAAGAGTTATACACAATGTAAACAtgtaataacattttttttttttgataggtaatcataagaattattaatgaaaaaattaggaaaaatacaagttcatgatgatgaacaacaggaaatgaaaaaaaaaaatccggaaATAAATCTAAGTGAAAGCATAAACTCATGTAGAGAGGAACAATcagtaaaaccccaacaacgagaccaatcaaagagacTATGCTAGCAGAGCACAATTAACTCTTCCAACGTCTTCTCAATGTCCTCAAAAGAGCGGTGGTTTTGTTCCAACCATACAATACACATCAAACAAATTGGGATCAAATTCCAAACATTCGAAGTATAATTCCCAAGCCATTGATGCTAGCACAAAAATAAACCTGCCACTGAGTCTAGCATGACTCAATACATGTCGAAGACCTAAAGCATATAAATCCAAAATGTATGTGTAACAGGAAAATGTAGAAGTAAGTGGTCCACCGATTCCCCATCACAACGACACAAACAACACCGATTTGCCAAAGAACGTCCCCTAAGCATGAGATTATCCAGAGTAAGAATCCAACCATGAGCAACCGTCCACAAAAGGAAAGCCACTTGCTTAGGAACCTTAGATTTCCAAATACCCTTCCAAGGGAACAAAGAACTTTGAGCAACCCAAATCTTATGGTAGAAAGACTAGATGTCAAACCTACCATTACCTTTGAGACGCCAACAAAGAGCATCACTTCTCGTACCCTGGGGAATGTGAGATTGGATAAATGCAAGAAGTGAATAAGATGTAGCTAGCTCCCAGTCTTGAAATTCCCTGTAAAGTCTCATATCCCAAATTCTAACATTTCCCCCCTCTGGAAGCCACAAAACCTCAGAGACACAAGCTTCCTTGTCAGTTGAACACACGTAGAGCTCAAGATATAGGGATTTGAGGGTATTATAACCAATCCACTTATCATGCCCAAGGTAGTCAAAGGCGTCAGGCGACCTTGAGGCGCTAAGGCCTTGTATCGCCCAAGGCGACGAGGCACCAAAAAGGCGCTAGCCTGAGTGAAGCAAGGtgctaaatattaaatatagtttttttttacatatatagagcttaaatcatatatattaatgtaCTTAAAATTATAATCAAGCCTCTCTTACCTTGTTCCTAATGCATAGGAATTAGTCTATAAAACCAGTTTTTGTGTTGAATCCAATAgagcccaaaaaaagaagaagagagattataggaataaaaataaaaagaggagaGTTGCTATTAGAGActagaggggaaaaaaactgACAGAGGGGAGCTacaagggaaagaaaagaacagaGAGAGCTGCTTTGAGTAAGAAAggagagggaaagaaaagaacagaGAGAGTTGCTCTAAGTAAGAAAGGagtagaaaaaaagaagaaagacaaaaacaaaaaaagaaaagagagcagAGAGGTCCGGAGAATGAGAAGCAATAGTAAAAAAGAGagctttttaaattaaaattacatgtAGGAAATaggaataaaataatgttataaaatttaaaagtagaAATAAAACCTGTTGAGGTAGGGTACTATTGGGCAACTGTTGTAGTGGCTAGAAGGTCCATGtacttatatattattttattatttatttgtggttCTAAAAAGCTAAGGTCTGATATGCTTTTTATTAAACATTAGTGGCTGCCAACTCAAACCCCACTAATGTTACTAAAAGACAAAATTAAgttataaattaagaaaaagccAGTCATCTTTTTAACAAAACCAAGTCCTCTGCACcggaaagaaaacaaaggcgACGGAGGCTCTCGCCTAACACCCGGAAAAACTGTTCAAGGTGAGCGACTAGTCGACAGACGCGCTCGCCTCACTAAAGGCGCCTCGCCTCAGTGACCTTGAGGCGCTTTTACACCGCCTCGCCTCGCCTGAGCGCCTAGGTGCTTGCCTGAAACGCCTTTGACTACACTGATCATGCCAGAAACGGATACGAGTGCCATCACCCACTAAAAACGAAAGATGCTTAGAAAAGCTCTCCCTCTTGAATACTACGCCATAGGCACATCCATGAGCCCTCTTGCAAACTTTAGTGCTCCACCCCCCTTGACCCTCTCCATATTTAGTGGAGATAACTCTCTGCCAGAAATGGTTAACTTCATGTCCATATCTCCAAATTCTCCACAGTCATTTCCTTAACAAGGCTTGGTTAAAAGACACCACATTTCTTGTCCCCAAACCATCCACCTCAATGGGTGAACACACATTTTCCCAAGCCATCAAAGGGTATTTGAAGCACCCCTCTaaagacccccaaataaaattCCTCTGGATACTTTCCAATCTTGCAGCCACAACCTTAGGAATGGTGAACAGAGATAAATAGAACGTTGGGAGACTTGAGAGAGTACTCTTCAATAACATGAGCCTACCACCCTTAGATAATTAGAGACGCTTCCACCCTGATAGTTTCTTCcccatcttctccaaaataggGTTCCAAATAGAAGCTGTCTTAAAACGAAGTTCCCAAAGGCATTCCCAAATATTTCATAGGAAAACTGCCCACTCTACGCCGAAGAATATTAGCCAAGACATCCAGGTTACTCACCTCCCCAACAAGTACAATCTCACTTTTCCCAACATTAACCTTCAACCCCGTAAAAGCTTGAAAACGAGACAAAACCAACCTTATGGAAAGAAGCTATCCCCTAGAagcatcacaaaataaaatagtgtcaTTCGCAAACAAAAAATGGGAAATACGCACATCGACAAAATTCACTGCTCCCTCTTGAAAATCCCGAATAAGATCGCTCTCCTTCGTCTTTCTCAAAATTCTGCTCAAAACCTCCATtatcaaaagaaacaaaaggggGATAGTGGATCACCTTGTTGCAAACCACAAGAGCTTCCAAAAAACCTTTAGGGAAGCCAATTTACTAGGACAGAAAAACGAGTAGAAGTAACACAGGCCTTAATCCACCCCCTCCATTTCACCCTAAAACCCATCTGACACAATAGATATAATAAAGCATCCCAATTCACATGGTCATATGCTTCTTCGACATCAAGCTTGCAAACCACACCCACAGCTCTTCAACCTACTATCTAGGCACTCATTAGCAATGAACACTAAATCTAGAATTTGCCTTCCACCAACAAAGGAATTTTGAGACTCAGAAATGAGATTATCCAACACTGCCCTCAATCTATTAGCCAACACCTTTGACAGCAACTTATACACATTGCCCACCAAACTGATAGGgcaaaaatttttaatattaatggCATTACTCTTCTTAGGAATTAAAGTGAGAAAAGAAGCATTCATAGACTGCTCGAACACGGAGTGTTGATGACAGTGTTCAAAAAAATCCATAACATCCTTTTCCACAACAGTCCAGCATTTGTGAAAAAAAGCCATCGTGAACCCATCCAGACCAGGGCCTTTATCCCCCTCCATCTCCCTCAAGACCTAGATGACTTCCTCCTTCgtgaattctctctctctctctaaggaCAACCTCTCTTCCTCCTTTATACATGCAAAATCTAACCCATTCGTAGTAGGGCGCCCCACTTCGGTTTCCTCATACAACTTCTAGTAGAAATGAACTACTCGAGATCGCAAATCAGACCCATCCTCATAAAGAACACCATCCACCTCAATCCTCTTAATTTGGTTAGCTGTTCTATGGGAGTTTGCTAACCtattaaagaattaaagaacACAAGACTTTTGTCTCCAGAAAGTCTCCTCCATAGAAGCCAAATGTTCTATGTCACCTTTGATCTGAATACGACGATTCTGATCCTCATTCGAAAGGCCCAGGAACTCTTCTCTAGCATCTAAACCCAATAATTCAAACAGCAAGCTCTTCTTTCTAAAGGCCAAATCCCCAAACTCCTCCCTATTCCATTTTTTAGATAAACTTTCAGAGCCTTTAATTTTTGGGCCAAAACAAAACTTGGAGAGCCCACAAAACATTACCCAGTCCACCATTGCTGAACTACTTCAACAAATCCCTTAGCTTTcagccacatattctcaaatttaAAGGCACAACAACCTTGACGAAAACCACCAACTTCCAACAAAAGTAGACAATGGTCCGAAATAACCCAAGGAAGCACCCTTTGAGAGACATTCCCAAAACGATCCTCTCAATCTAATGATACCAAAGCCCTGTCTATTCTCAACATAGAGCATATTCTAGAATCTCTAAACCAAGTGAAATAAACCCCTCTAATGGTAAATCCACTAAGAAATTGCTCTCTATAAAAAGACTCACAACCAAGCCTCTCACTCGGGGTATCTAATAATGTTGAAGTCACCTACCAAGCACCATACCATGGTCCACCTATCACGCACCCTTGACAACTCCTCCCACAAAGCAGCCCTTTGACCATCATCATTAGGGCCATACACACCTGTACAAGCCCAAACAAAACCATCCACCACCCCTCTCAATAAGACATTGACAGAAGATTGTCCAACCATAACatccattttttcaaaaaccctCTTATCCCAAATCATCAAGATCCCTCCTGAAGACTGGACCGCATCTGACACCACCTAGTCAATGAAAGGACTACCCCATAAACTCCAAACAAAAGCAGCATCAATAGAGTATATTTTAGTTTCctagaaacaaacaaaatcacatTTCCACTCTTTAAGAAGTTTCTTACAAACCTATCTCTTCCGGGGATTGTTGAGCCCCCTTACTTTCCAAGACAAAAGTCgcaaattcatttaaaattacCAACACCCCCCACAACATTAGAAGAAACTCTATTCCTACTCCTAGAGGAGATACCATCATAATTAACAGAAGAAATCAGCCCCTTAAGCTCTCTGAGACCTCTTGTCCTTGGGTTTATAGTTCGCTTAGCCACCTCATCCTTGGTCACCTCGAGACATTCTAGTTCAAGAAGACAAAATAGAACCAAAAATTGAGCTGCATGTTTCACAATTGGAAAACCCACCATATTACAAAAAATCTTCATCAACTTCTGTCACCTGAGTACCCTTTACAGTATCCTGAACCAGCAACAAATCTCTGATTTCGCTGGGATCCCACCGAGACAAAGGGTCACACTTCAACAAACAATTATCATTCTCTCCACTACCACAGCCATGGTCATCAACCCCACTGTTATCCCACGGTAGAAGGAGAAGCCTAGAATCACTCTGAAGTTCCCCAACATAATCCACTGACCTCCGCTATGTCGTATCATCATGGTGGCTACCCACATCAAAAGCTTCGTCATGATCTTCCCTTTCCCCAAACTCAGCTTCCACCCCATTACCCAAGTCTGAAAGAGGAGAAAAACGATTTTGAACCACCCATATGTGCTGACAAAGGATCGGCAACACTTCTCTCATAATCGGAGACTCAAATGCCACCGCCGCTGAGCTAGCCACCATCTCTCTGGTGAACCCAAAATTTCGGTTACCTATCCCATGGTTTACCTTGGCATCGAAGCCCGTGACCATAGAAGGATCAGCCTCTACAAAATCAAGATTGAAGGCAGAAGAGATACACCTTGACGCCAAGTCTGTGCCAGTCTCCGGAGCACCAAAAATTCTCATCGACAACTTCCCATCGCCACTCGAACTCTCACCTACCTATCTCTCTATCGGCTTCAAACCCCGAGACTTGCTCTCACCCAATTGGTTCTCTATCGGCTTCATAACTTGAGACCCCAGCACATATAAGGGTTGGGCTACGGTCTGGGCTAAGGGTTGAACTAAGAGGCCCTTTACCTTTAGGGTCTTCCGGAGCCAGCATATGGGCTTTGTCAAGCCTAGGAAAGTCAGTGCTATTAAAAATAGGAGGAATGGGCCCCTGAGCTTCTTCATTAAAAGGTTCATATTTAGTAATTTCATTGGGCTTTAGCCTAAAGCACTTTCCCTTCCCATCTTTTGGTTTAAAAATTCTCAAAGCCAAATTCTCAACAgtcaacttaaaaataaatgcatgtgTGGGTCTATTTTTGGTAGAGCCACAAAGAATCACATTATTACCCAGATTATctccaaaaatttcaaaattcctAAGCTTCCGCTAGTTACCATAATTGTTCATAGCTTGCCTATTCCGGCCACCATTGGCTGGCAAAAAAAAACCGCTCTCACCTCCATAATCTAGCCTTGATTTGTCACCAGAGAAGAAGAAGCCTAACTCTTTGTGAAACAAAAGCCACCCAGAACGGTTAGTGCTTGCTGGTATCATAACACACCCTCGGCGAGCCCCACCATAGTACTCTACTATGACCACAAAAAAGCTAGCCTTATTCAATCTCCCACAAAattccaataacttattattccAATAACATTATCCAAGATGAATACAACACCCTATTGCTAAAATAGTCTCCACCAACCAAATTATAATCCTGATCCTAATCCAAacaatgattttaaaataaataaatataaggcAACAAGAATTGTTAGAAATAAAGACAGAATG
Protein-coding regions in this window:
- the LOC115958365 gene encoding transcription factor RF2a-like — encoded protein: MRNMRYISELRRKIRRLEQEDAELKQRLNMILADFDENITENNQLAYLQQEVEHKLQVQESLNFAMEEENNELRRIICQQQLLPGGDVNNNPIEPSTNQAEENDQDADLKPKE